One part of the Algibacter sp. L1A34 genome encodes these proteins:
- a CDS encoding endonuclease/exonuclease/phosphatase family protein — protein sequence MNYNVRLFNLYKWIPEDHIETNIVDFIKAEAPDILSIQEYHPHKNVNLSNFKYKFEKLSGKKFKHGQAIFSKFPIINSGSVEFPNTANNAIFADVVKGKDTIRIYNIHLESLRINTKIESLKKEDSERLLLRIGTAFKTQQNQAELFLAHKKNCKYKMIICGDFNNTAFSYVYRKIRGDLNDTFKEGGNGFGRTHDFFLFPMRIDFIFADKAFSVNGYKSYNEHFSDHFPLSTTLSLE from the coding sequence ATGAATTATAATGTTCGGCTTTTCAATCTTTATAAGTGGATTCCTGAAGATCACATTGAAACTAATATTGTAGATTTTATAAAAGCAGAAGCTCCAGATATATTAAGTATTCAGGAATATCACCCGCATAAAAATGTTAATTTATCTAATTTTAAATATAAATTCGAAAAATTATCGGGTAAAAAATTTAAACACGGACAAGCAATTTTCTCAAAGTTTCCAATAATAAATTCAGGATCTGTTGAATTTCCCAACACAGCAAACAATGCTATATTTGCCGATGTGGTAAAAGGCAAAGACACCATTAGAATTTACAACATCCATCTAGAATCTTTAAGAATAAACACGAAGATAGAGAGCTTGAAAAAAGAAGATTCCGAACGCCTTTTATTACGTATAGGTACTGCATTTAAAACGCAACAGAATCAAGCAGAATTGTTTTTGGCACATAAAAAGAACTGTAAATATAAAATGATTATTTGTGGGGATTTTAATAATACGGCTTTCTCGTATGTATATAGAAAAATTAGAGGTGATTTAAACGATACTTTTAAGGAAGGCGGAAATGGTTTCGGACGTACGCACGATTTTTTCCTTTTTCCGATGCGTATTGATTTTATTTTTGCAGATAAAGCCTTTTCTGTAAATGGCTATAAAAGTTATAACGAGCACTTTTCCGATCATTTCCCATTAAGTACAACCTTGAGTCTAGAATAG
- a CDS encoding DUF6122 family protein, whose amino-acid sequence MLQSIAHYGCHFLLPLAVALIWFKPNWKTAYFIMICGMLIDLDHLLATPVFDPNRCSINYHPLHTYYALAVYILLLFFKKTRLVGLGLVIHIIADVVDCSFM is encoded by the coding sequence ATGCTACAATCTATCGCACATTATGGTTGTCATTTTCTACTTCCGCTAGCAGTGGCACTTATTTGGTTTAAACCGAATTGGAAAACGGCATATTTTATAATGATTTGTGGTATGTTAATCGATTTAGATCATTTGCTAGCTACCCCCGTTTTCGATCCAAATAGATGTAGTATAAACTACCACCCGTTGCATACATATTATGCGCTTGCCGTTTATATTCTTTTATTGTTCTTTAAGAAAACACGTCTGGTTGGTTTGGGATTAGTTATACACATTATAGCCGATGTGGTAGATTGTTCTTTTATGTAA
- a CDS encoding WbqC family protein has translation MSILIHPTYFPSIAHFVVIANADDLVFEMDDNFLKQTYRNRTYIYAANGKLTLNIPVIHSQKNRQKYRDVKIFNEENWQSLHWKSLLSAYRTSPFFEYYEDELLPLFEMKTDFILDFNLKCFEVITECLQLDINTSKTETYQTDVNDTKDFRFLVNAKKEQPQNFEKYTQVFSNKHGFISNLSILDLLFNEGPNALNYLESQTITPQ, from the coding sequence ATGAGTATTTTAATTCACCCTACATATTTTCCGAGTATTGCGCATTTTGTTGTTATTGCAAATGCCGATGATTTGGTATTTGAAATGGATGATAATTTTTTAAAACAAACTTATAGGAACCGTACTTATATTTATGCAGCTAATGGAAAACTAACTTTAAACATTCCGGTAATTCATTCTCAAAAAAACAGACAAAAGTATCGCGATGTCAAGATTTTCAATGAAGAGAATTGGCAGAGTTTACACTGGAAATCTTTACTTTCCGCTTACAGGACATCACCATTTTTCGAATATTATGAAGATGAACTTCTCCCCTTATTTGAAATGAAAACCGATTTTATTTTAGATTTTAATTTGAAGTGTTTTGAAGTTATTACTGAATGTTTACAACTAGACATTAACACCTCTAAAACGGAAACATACCAAACAGATGTTAATGATACTAAAGATTTTAGGTTTTTAGTAAACGCTAAAAAAGAACAACCTCAAAACTTCGAAAAATACACACAGGTTTTTAGTAACAAACATGGTTTTATTTCTAATTTAAGTATTCTTGATTTACTATTTAATGAAGGTCCGAATGCTCTAAACTATTTAGAATCTCAAACTATTACACCTCAATAA